The Leptospira koniambonensis sequence GAACCTTCTTCCTTTCTAATGCCTCGAAAGAAAAATCTTCTGAATTAAAATCTTCGCTCTTAGGATCTTTCCATTCAGGAAGTTGACCTTCTTTCCATAAATAATAGAAGCCGTCCTCATATAGAGGAACCATATGTTTGGGAGAAATTCCCAAAGTTTTACAAACTTCTTCCCCAAATTTATCAGATGATACTAATTCCTTATCTAAATCCTGTTTTTCTTTTTCAGAGGAAGAAGAGAATAATCCTTCGTTTTTCCATAAAGAATCTCCGTCCTTTCTCCAGAAAACATTTAGAGACCAACGAGGCAAAGGTTCTCCAGGATACCATTTTCCTTGAGTAACCTGAACCAGAGAACCAGGTGAAAATTTTTTACGAAGATTTGTAAGTAATGTTTCACCTAACTCCAGTTTTTCCTTACCGAGTGCGAGAGTATTCCATTGAGGATCTTGTCTGGATATGTCTGAAATAAAAGTGGGTTCTCCACCTATGGAAACACGAATATCATTTTTTTTGCATTTAGCATCCAGATCTTTGCCAAGTTTTAATACTCTGTCCCAAGTAGGATCTGTATAAGGTTTGGTAACACGAGGAGATTCTTGGAAACGTTTGACTTCCATCCTGAATCCAAACTTGGATTCAGCAGGATCAGAATATCCAAATACTGGAGAAGCACTTCCAGGTTCTGGAACTGCAGCCAAAGGAATATGACCTTCCCCCGCAAATAAACCAGAAGTTGGATCAAGGCCGACCCAACCTGCACCTGGTAGGAACACCTCCGCCCAAGCATGAAGGTCAGTAAAATCTTCCTTAGCTCCAGAAGGCCCGTGAATAGAAACTTCGTCCGGTTTCAATTGGATGAGATAACCGGAAACAAATCTGGATGCGAGACCGATATGTCTTAAAATTTGAACGAGTAAAAATGCTGAGTCTCTGCAAGAACCGGATCTTCTTTCTAAAGTTTGAGTGCAGGTTTGGACACCGGGTTCCATTCTTATCACATACGAAATGTCTTGGTATACTCTTTGGTTGAGGCCTACCAAAAAGTCTACCGTCCGTTTTGATTTTAAAATTCCGTCTTTTCTTAAACCTGAAATATAATTCGCAAGTGCGTTACTTCCATCAGTTGCGCTTAAATAAGGAAGAAGTTCCTTTCTTAAAGCATCCGAATAAATAAATGGAGTTTCTTCTGCATCAGGCTCTAAGAAAAAATCAAATGGATTGATGACTTGTATCTCTGCTACAAGATCCACTAGTATTTTTAATTTTTCAGTTTTCTTAGGAAATACTAATCTAGCTTGGTAATTCCCAAAAGGATCCTGCTGCCAATTTAAAAATTGTTCAGAAGGTTCTACCAATAGAGAATAAGAAACAATCCTGGTCCTAGAATGAGGAGCAGGCCTCAATCGAATGATATGAGGAGATAATGCAACGGGCCTATCGTATTCGTAAGAAGTTTCGTGAGTAAGAGAAACAAGTAAGGACATGATCAATTCCTAAAATAGGTTTCGTCCAATTGTGCAGCGATACCATTCAATCTTACTTGCAATTGGTCCAAATATTCATGCATACCTGAAGAAAAAATTTCGTCTATCGAGGCGTAATTCATTTCAGAAAGAAGAACACCTACCCTCTTCTCTGTTTCGTCCCCATAACTATCTTTTTCAGAACCACTTAAAATTTTCAGACTATCAAATGCCTTGGACAAACAAGAACGGATTGCTCTTGGAAAAATTTTATCTAAGATCAAGAACTCAGCGATATTTTTTGGAGTGATCCTTGTATAAAAACGGTTAAACATTTCATGAGCACTTGCAGATTTCAAAAGAGAAAGCCATTGGATCAGATCCAAAGTGGATCCAGCCTCTTCTCTTGCAGGAAGAAGTATAAAATATTTCATATCTAAGATACGAGTTGTCTTATCCGCTCTTTCTAATAATCTTCCGAGCAATGCAAAATGCCAAACTTCGTCATGAGAGATTGTGGCTTCTTGGCAACCGTAGAATAATAAACATTGGTTTCGGATCGCTTTGAAAAATTCAGCAATCCCAGGCATATCAGATTCTTCGAATTTTCTTTTGGATTTGATCGTAAGATAGAATTCGTTGATCACTTCCCACATAGGAGTGGAAATATTTTCACGGATGGTCCTTGCATTTTCTCTGGCACGGATCAAACAATTCATGATAGAATTTGGATTTTCAATATCCAAACTCATGAAGTGGATCACATTCTCTTTGCTTGGATTATTATACTTTTTAGAAAATAATTCATTGTCTCCGGTAGTGTATACCAAAGGCATCCATTGTCTGTTGGAGTCCTCGTTCAAATCTAAGGAAAGTTGAAAATTCACATCCAAAAAGCGTGAATAATTTTCGGCCCTTTCCATATAACGATTCATCCAGTATACGGATTCAGCGACTCGGCTTAGCATGTGGAAACCTCTCTAGTTTTGTGATATTTTTCGGTTCCGCTTGGGATATTCCCCTGATTGCCAGTTCTTTATCTTTTTTGATATTAACCCATCACCCAAGTATCTTTAGAGCCACCACCCTGGGAAGAATTCACAACTAAGGAACCTCTTCTTAATGCAACTCTAGTTAAACCTCCGGGCATCACATAGATCTCTTCTCCGTATAAGATAAAAGGTCTTAGATCCACATGCCTTCCTTCTAATTTATCCTCTATCAATGTAGGGATCCTGGATAAACTCAAAACAGGCTGGGCGATATAATTACGAGGGTCTGCCTTAACTTTTTCTACGAATTCTTCTTTTTCTTTTTCGCTCGCAACAGGTCCAATGATCATTCCATATCCGCCTGCTCCGTTAGCCGCTTTTACAACTAGGTTCCCGATATTCTCACAGACATATTTTAAGTCCTTCTCCCTGGAACATAGATACGTAGGAACATTAGGAATGATCGGCTCTTCTCCCAGATAATACTTAATAAAATCAGGAACATAAGAATAGATCACCTTATCATCCGCGACTCCAGTACCAGGAGCATTCGCAAGTGCAACATTACCTTTTTTGAATACTTCGAATATACCCGGAACACCCAAAAGAGAATCTTTACGGAAAGTTTTAGGGTCCATGAATGTATCATCGATCCTTCTATAAAGAACATCCACTTGTTTGAGACCTTTAGTGGTTCTCATATACAATTTATCATCTCTAACAGTAAGATCAGTACCTTCTACCAAAGGAACTCCCATACGAGACGCAAGAAAACTATGTTCGTAGTAAGCGGAATTATAAATCCCTGGTGTCAGGACTCCAATATTCGGATTCGGTTTATCAGAAAGATGTTCCAACATCCCACGAAGCCTGATCGGATAATCATAGATAGGCCTTACGGAAAGACTCGCAAAAAGTTCCGGGAAGGTCTTTTTCATTACTTCACGATTTTCTAATACATAAGAAACACCGGAAGGACAACGTAAATTATCCTCGAGGACCAACATCTGCCCATCCCCGTCACGCACAAGATCCGTTCCAGTGATATGGATCCAAATCCCCTTAGGAGGTTTAATCCCTTTACATTCTTTTAAATAACCGGAACTGCTATAAACGATCTCCGCCGGGATCACACCGTCTTTGATGATATTCTCATCACCGTAAATGTCTTGGATGAAAAGATTTAAAGCACGAATCCTTTGCTTAAGACCTTCTTCCATTTTTTTCCATTCGAAAGAAGTTACAATGCGAGGAATGATATCGAAAGGCATGATCCTCTCTTCTTCTTCCTCATCTCCATAGACATTAAAAGTGATGCCCAAGGATAGAAGTGCCTTTTCAGCGGAAGCCTTCCGTTTCAGAAGCTCTTTATCTTCCATCCCTTCGATTCTGGATTTTAAGATATGATAACTCTGGCGAATCCCCCCCTCTTCAGAGAACATTTCGTCGTAAAAGGAATCCGTTTGGTAATTTGTCAGGAGCATAGAATTCTCCCCCCATCTATCTGAAGGAGACGAATTTTGCCCCTAATAAACAAGCAGAAATTAAATTTAGCGCTTATTTTTTATACCGATTAT is a genomic window containing:
- a CDS encoding alpha-E domain-containing protein — translated: MLSRVAESVYWMNRYMERAENYSRFLDVNFQLSLDLNEDSNRQWMPLVYTTGDNELFSKKYNNPSKENVIHFMSLDIENPNSIMNCLIRARENARTIRENISTPMWEVINEFYLTIKSKRKFEESDMPGIAEFFKAIRNQCLLFYGCQEATISHDEVWHFALLGRLLERADKTTRILDMKYFILLPAREEAGSTLDLIQWLSLLKSASAHEMFNRFYTRITPKNIAEFLILDKIFPRAIRSCLSKAFDSLKILSGSEKDSYGDETEKRVGVLLSEMNYASIDEIFSSGMHEYLDQLQVRLNGIAAQLDETYFRN
- a CDS encoding circularly permuted type 2 ATP-grasp protein encodes the protein MLLTNYQTDSFYDEMFSEEGGIRQSYHILKSRIEGMEDKELLKRKASAEKALLSLGITFNVYGDEEEEERIMPFDIIPRIVTSFEWKKMEEGLKQRIRALNLFIQDIYGDENIIKDGVIPAEIVYSSSGYLKECKGIKPPKGIWIHITGTDLVRDGDGQMLVLEDNLRCPSGVSYVLENREVMKKTFPELFASLSVRPIYDYPIRLRGMLEHLSDKPNPNIGVLTPGIYNSAYYEHSFLASRMGVPLVEGTDLTVRDDKLYMRTTKGLKQVDVLYRRIDDTFMDPKTFRKDSLLGVPGIFEVFKKGNVALANAPGTGVADDKVIYSYVPDFIKYYLGEEPIIPNVPTYLCSREKDLKYVCENIGNLVVKAANGAGGYGMIIGPVASEKEKEEFVEKVKADPRNYIAQPVLSLSRIPTLIEDKLEGRHVDLRPFILYGEEIYVMPGGLTRVALRRGSLVVNSSQGGGSKDTWVMG